Sequence from the Nymphaea colorata isolate Beijing-Zhang1983 chromosome 9, ASM883128v2, whole genome shotgun sequence genome:
AGCAGCAGAGAAGTTTGCAACGAAGTGTGGAGTTGGTAAATATAGTTCCTGATTTGGCTTCTTCGTTTTGGTTTACTTCGCTTATTTTGGTCTGCAACTGATTATGAGATTCAAATTAGGCCATATATCAAGGGCAATGCGCTTCTTGGTCCCTTGTGCTTCTCCTCGCCACCTAAGCATGGTCCTgatgtttgctttttctttcaacttccGAACGCCCTTTATGGGAGTTGATCTGAGTTCATGACGTCATTAACAGTAGTTATTGCTATTTGGAGGAGGATTGTTTCCTAGTCGATTTCTTTTAGCTAAGCTGTAATTGTAACCTGTTTGTTGCAAGGAGTTTGATTTGCCTCCTGCTTCATATTCTTCAAGGTGGCAGAAGCTTTTACAAAAAATCTTGCATAAGTTGCTCGGAGAAAATAAGCAAAACCAGGCGTGGTTCTGATAAATCATACTTTTGGTTGGTTAGGTCCACATGTCCTCTTGAGTAGTATTTTTACTTGTAAAAGGCTTTTCCGGTTCATATTTTGGGTCTTGGACTTCTCCTCTAATGCTGCAGTTGTTGACTAATGGTAAAAGGCCAAAGAGAATCCTATGCTGTAATGAGAAATATAGAGCTTTCTTCTGTAACGAGGACACACAAGGAGAATTCTGTGGAAGTTGGTCGCTACTTGcctatataacattataacgTCTATTTCACGAAGTTGATTTTTTGGCagttttcctttgcttttgtgGAGAGTTTCTTTCTTTAAGATAAGTAAGATAagtttgttctttcttttcttgatctgTTTTTCGTGCTCCTCTGCTTCTATCCAGTCTTTCGTTTCGCAGGCTTCTGGTGTTGGTGGTGCCTATGTGAGATTTTAGAGTATTTGGGATTTAACTCAACGTATCTTATGATGTGTTCATTATACGAGAAAAATCTCTTCAGAGTTTTTAGTTTCTTCCCGGCAACTAAGAGAGGAGCATGTATCACAATATAAATGCAGGATGCCGGCCGATTTTGTTTACCTGGCAAAATAGATTTGATGAAGACGTACATAAATAACTAGATCCTGTTCTTCCTCCAATAATTCCTTTTTCACCTTACTGTTGAGAatactttctttttatgattCAGTCTTTCTGATTAATGTGTAGCGTGATTTTTGTGTATTCTTTGGTTTTGAGAGCCGTCACTATCTCCAAATTAATCGTAATCCAAAACCTTGTCAACAGAGGAGTACTGTTCATGAAGTGGAACAAATTGTTATTACAACTGTTCCTACAACCAAGTTCAACAGTGATGATTTCTCTTCTGAAGAAGATGCCcagtaagtgtttttttttctctttttttgtttacgCTAGATACTTTCTTCAGGTTTGTTTTCTGGTCTCTTTGTCGTCTTTAAGATGAGGCATCTAGAGCCCCTCTGTCAGTTCTCGAAGAGAGCAAGCTTGCTTCATTGATTGTCTAATTAATTCCGTTCACTGATCAGGTTAACTAAATGCTTTCAATCATCATCTTGTCACATGCACATGCAAGGCCATAAGCATGACTCTTTCTACCCATTTTAAGGGGTTGAGTTTGCAGCAGTGAAACAGTAGATTCCATGATATACCCTCATTAATGAACACACACGTCATTAGGATTTAGGAGTTTATGCTTGCTGGTTTGCAGCACGTTACGGACTAACagcgaaaaagaaaagaaaatctaccCGCACAACCATCCGGTTTCTTTCATATAGACAGTAAGAAAGTGAACAATCTATACTGCTGAAATAGAAAAGTTCCATTCATTccgcttgttttttttttttgctgcataTTCAGTAACCTGTGCAGTTTTCCAAGTAAACACAATGAATCAGTAATTAGACAGCTGAAGGCTATAAAATACTCAAGTATTCTCCGTCTTATCTGTTTCTTATAAATATCTCCTGCATCAGGTGTTCCATCTGTTTAGGAGAGTACCAAGAAAGGGACATTTTGAGGTTTATGCCAAAATGTGGCCATGCATTCCACGTCATGTGCATTGACAGGTGGATATTGAAGCAGCGAACTTGTCCCATCTGCCGTTTATCGCTGCAGGACATTTATGATGTGCAGGATTCAACATTTCCAAGATTGGATATGGCTATCCATGCAGAAACTCCACCCACACAACTACAATTGCTAGGAGCTTAGAGCAGGATGGATGCTAACTGGCAATCATTTGATTTTAATGTTTGGAGCCAGGGGATATAAGTAGCACCGACGAAGATGGCAAGTGCTTTGGTTCTGATATAACGTACGCATACTATACTCGATGTGGAGTTATTATGATGTAAGAACTGTAGATCTTACTGTACAGTTACTTATTAGTGTCTGACCAATTGGATGTTTGGGGTGGATTCTATTTGCAGTCAAGGTGAACATGATGTGACCAGCAGATTCTGTAAATCTATACAGTTGTTGATTTGTTATTTAGAAAACTAAAACTTCTGATAGAAAAAGTAAGGAAATTTCATGGCCACCTCTTTGTACTGAATTTTGTGGAAGTTACTGTCATTTCAAATTAGAGAAAGTCCAAAGTACGCATTAGCTTACGCGCACCTCTCTTCGAACGAATAATCTGGCATCTGCCTGCAAAACCTTCAAAAAGTTCTGGTCCTGACAATTGATGGACACATATGAACAAGTAATGTGAAGCTatctttcctccttttttcacttttccaaTTAGCAAAAAAGGAAGGGTCTGGATCTGCATGGCTCTATATCTGAATCTGTGATGCATCTGCACATTTAATCGGGCGTGTTCAGGTCCGAGTCGGTATCAAATAATGACACTCTTAGTCTTCGAATTGTTGTATTTGTGAACGGTAAACTATATGCCACATCAGTGTATTTGCATATCTAGACGAATCAAGAATTAGTGGGATTCGGGTTTCCTTCTTGGATTATGTTGGACCACAAAATAAACCACAGACCGACCTGATAAATGCAAATTAAGAGGCAACTTGGACATATAACCAAATCCGGGCAGATATGCCGGTGGAGTTCTAACTTAAACCTGCTCATGAAAACTCAAATGgtatttggatcaaaatttcCAAGCCCATACCTGGGTAGTCAAGCTTCGAGGGAGTGGTTACCCAATACATACTTGGACCGTTTCAGAATTCTACATCTGGCTGTCctcaactttttattttctcttctctgGCTTGAGAATCAAATAGTTCTATATGATATGTTCTGTGTAGATGAGGGTCTTGGATCTTATATTGCAAGtgaatatatatgttagatgttGGTATGCCTACGGTCAGGATGGTgcaaagaaaacttcaatttgcCAATTCCACATTAGATGACCACCCTCACTAGTAAAACCAAAGTTATCGGAATGTGAAATAAAATATGCGAAGCGATAGCAGAGGTTGAAATTTATTGCAGATTGGGAAGAACAGGATATAGACTAAATTGGATAAGCAGTAACCATAATCTGTTTTTCGCCTAAAGACAAAGGCAAAGCTCGGACTTCAACTATTGAAGAGCAGCAACAAGATATCTTAGGTGGAGTTAAACTTACCATGTGATTTCTCCAAGATTCACATCAGAAGGATTTGATTCCATTCGAGTTTGCTCTATCAATTTCGTTAAAGTATTTTTATATTGGTCACGGATTTTAGCCGCGTTATGGGGTCGCTCTGGCTCGCGGTTCCGGCTACATGGGAGCCGACATTTGCAAATGGCCGTACTCAATCAAGGGGATATCAAACGGTAAAGGCGAGAGGCGGTGAGGGGCTGTCGAAAGGATGATGGGACACGCGGGGCTGCTCCCTCCTCTCTCATCGTGCTTCCCTTTTACTCGGCTCCCCCTTCGGTCGAGACCGACCACCATTCTCTTCAAACCAGTAGCAAGTAAGCTTCCTCGTTCATCATCTTTCCTCAGGTTGAAGCTAGGACGCGCATGACGGATTTGAGATGGCAGCGGCGGATTTCAGCAATGACCCAGTTCGGGAGTGGATACTTACCGAAGGGAAAGCAACGAAGATCACGCGGATCAGTTCTGTTGGTGGTGGGTGCATCAATCTTGCTAATCGTTACGATACCGATGTCCGGTCATTTTTTGTCAAGACCAACAGGTGAGCTTTCGTGCTTCCTTGTATGATTTGCTGCAGATGGCTTTTGGGGTTTGATTTTCTGGTTCTTGGGGAGTTGGTTTTCAGTTTGGAAGTAGACAAAATCATTCAAGTGAACGCCTATCTCGGTTCCCTTTCCAAAACACGCAAGCAAGAGAAGATGGAGCGACCAATTTCATGTTAGAAATGTAATTGTTTCACAATGTTTGTGCATCGTCCCTTTGCATGGCGCTTTTGAGTTTACCTTGGTGGAGGTGGCATTCTAGTTACTTCAATTATCCAGCATATTTGCGTTTGTTTATGCTCTATCTTTTGCAATCATTTGTGAAGCGTATCCTCTAATGGACGTCCGTAGGTTGGGGATCCTAGGGCCAGCAGCCTGTTTAGTCCACTTTTCTGGCTTTCCTGATACCCTGATGACTGATTTTGGAGTCCCCGTGGACTATTGTAGTTAGTGCTTGTTATTAATAAAAGTTTGTCGTCTCCTCTAAGGAACATAATGCTCCTGTCTGAAACTGCTCATAGTTAATCGTCATGAATTGTCAACGAGACatctttttctatttgattGATTCTCTGCCTTTTTCTTCCTATGCTTCACTCTTCTGTATGGTGTTCCTAAGGTGCTGTTGATGTTAGCGATGCAGAATAGCGCATTCAATTCATGCCGTCGGAGATTTATCATGAATTCTATTGGTTTCAAATTGTTGTAACCTGCAAACAGAAATTTCTATTGCTATGTATGTGTACCAGAAGCATTGGGCCCGAGATGTTTGAAGGCGAAGCTTTAGGACTTAGTTTGATGTACGAGACAAAGTCTATTCGCGTGCCTCGTCCTTTCAAGGTGGAAGATTCTACAATCAAATTTATGACATGCGTTCTATTCTAGAATCCTGTTAGGTGGATAGCGTGCTGTATATTCATTAATAACTgtagtttttaattttatggAGGTTGGTTCACTACCACGAGGAGGTTCCTTCATCATTATGGAATTTATAGAATTCGGGCCGTCTAGAGGAGACCAGGTGAcattcattttttatccttGGCCTAGTCATGCGCATCTCAGTTTTAACCTGTTCTAGCGTGCAGGCGATGCTGGGTAGGAAGCTTGCTGAAATGCATAAAGCTAGCAAATCTGATAAAGGATTTGGATTTCCTGTTAACAATACAATTGGCAGGTGCAATTGAGTTATCTGCTACAGCACCAGTTCTGATATTAGTTTTCGATTCAGATGTCCTATGTATTTATGGAGTCTGCAGAAGTTAAATCATGTTAGAAGTCTTTAGTTTTTCCGTTGGCTCAGATGGAAATTCTTTTTTGTCTAGATGTAAATTGTACCGGCATACTTTGATTCACCTCTCTGGACTTTGTCATCTGATGGTTTCTTTGGTTTAACTAATTTAACTATGTTCATGTATACTTTCTGCAGTACACCTCAAATAAACACTTGGTCCACAGATTGGGTCCAATTTTATGCTGAGCATAGATTGGGCTACCAATTAAACTTGGCTTTACAACAGTACGGGGATTCTGCGATCCATGAAAAAGGTGCATCATTCTTAAGCATAGTTGAAAGCTAAGTATCATCGATATTCTTTATTAATGCATGCCTTCTACTCAATTGTGGAAAAAAGTGATTTATGGGGTTAGTACTTAGTATTGATGCTGTTCATCTTTGAAGTTGGTGCATTATGTTATGGAACTCGTTGAGCTTATTTTTCTCTGTGGAGCAAGTGGAAATATCTAATGTGCATACGTTCTGAAACTAGTATATGCGTTCTGTATTTGGGGAATTTCATTCTGAGTAATCTActttttcaattattcaaccattttatttattttattatagaAAAGCGAATATATGAAACGGGTGAACTGAGTCAACTGACTCTTTCAATATGGCAGGACAAAGGCTAATAAATAATATGCACAAACTGTTTGAAGATGTTGTGATTGAACCGTGTTTGCTTCACGGAGACCTGTGGAGTGGGAATATTAGCTCTGACAAGAATGGTGAACCTGTTATACTGGATCCAGCTTGCTACTGTAAGTTATGATCGCCTCCCTCccccttatttttttcttttttcttcgcAAGTTTCTTGTTCTGGTTTTCTCAGTCACAACACTTCAGAAAATATTGTGCAATTGCTTTTCCCATCCTACTGCACCAGCTCATTGCCAGCAAGAAAGAGCATCTTGATTATATTGTTTATTGTCTTTGGGCTCCTTGTTTTAAATTGTCCTGTTTTTCAGAAACTCCCAACTAAAGTTTCCTATGCTTGGGATGAATTATCTAAAAGGCAGGCTTGTATTATTAGGCAACTCGAAAGCATATGCCATAGATAAGTAAGACTAGGCTAAGATTATACTGAAAAATATCATTCTTAAGGATGTCTTTCATGATTTCTTAAGAGTTTTTCCTTAATCTCGTTTCTTTTGTGGAAATCTTGAAAGTCTTAAAAAAACTTAAGTATAAAGTGCACTAGAAAAGATTGGAGTTTTCTActccttttcttccaaaaaacaATGCCAacattcatgttttttaaattataaaaaataaatataagttaaaatatatatatttggaaaggaaagggaaagacGCTGATATTTTTTGTGGTATGGCGATATTATTCTGCGTAgcttcaaaatgtttaaaatttcgTGATATTTTTAAAGTTGTCGTGTTTGGACTCTGTAAAGATCATCCGTCAGTTGTCCCAAATTCACAGCCAAAAAACTGTGGATTCTGTGCATTTTGTTCTTGCGCCGGAAACTTTTATTTGTCATCAAAACTGAGGCTCATCCAAGAGCATATAATTACTGTAGTGACGACCTTCTCTATTCTTATAGATTAACATTTTCCTGTCCGATCTTGCATTatgttaaaaatcaaaatccataCTGACATGGCCGCTTCTTGTGTAGATGGCCATAATGAGGCTGAATTTGGGATGTCATGGTGCGCAGGATTTACTAGTTCCTTCTACAATGCGTATTTCGAGGTATTAGTAGTTTCTCTTATCAGTTTGCCTGCGACAATGACACGCAGAAGGTTTATGCAAGTTTATTTTCAGCCTACAGATTGAATGATTATGCAAGGCTACtgatgaaaaaattgaaattttggcTTGACACTTCCAATGaactttctctcctttttattttttggttggTGGGTGATGGTAACCATTTCTGGTTGTAATTGTTTCTGTGCAGGTAATGCCAAAGCATCCGGGCCACGAGCAGAGAAGGGATCTGTATTTGTTGTATCATTACTTGAACCACTACAATCTGTTTGGTTCTGGTTATCGTTCCTCCTGCATGTCTATAATTGACAATTACCTGCGTGCTCTGAAAGCATAAGTGTTGTCTTCTTATCCTTGTGATTACCTTTCATGGTTCTTTCTGGTACATGAGCCAAACCACCAGCTCGGTTTGATTTGTATAATgaaaggagaggaggaggaggagaaggaaatcATTCAATAGTCTAGTCATTAGAGGTATGGCGATACCTTGAAGAAGTTAAAACTTCCCTCTCTTTAGGGTTCGAGACTTAAGTGGGGGATGTTCGACAGACTGAAAGGCGAGATGCCACAGATTCTAGACTGAAAGGCGAGATGCCACAGATTCTAGACTGAAAGGTGAGATGCCACACAGATTCTAAACTGGTGGGCAGACTCGCTAAATGGGATGTTCGACCTGGGACTTTCCATCCAACAACAAAGGAAGCATCACCTAAATTAGCTGTCCTGCGTTCATAAACGTGAACGTACATTCAAATTTATACTGGaagttttttcatgaatttcGTTACCGGTGAAAGTCTAAGTCAATCAACCCGGACTGCAGAAAATGATTCTGATAGAAGATGAGATTTCTTATAATGTGATACCTTGTCTACTCCTCGCAAACTATAATACAAATACTTGAAACTAATACAAATACTTGAAACTGTAGCCATGCATTTGGCTGGTCCAACGTGCAGTCCAACCTCAGCAGCGTCTACCAATGAGCCATCAAGTAGGTCAGCCGAGTTCTGCGTCACGAATAGATTCCAGAATGCATCTAGCCTTCGACATGGTCATCCCAATTCTTCAGCATTCCAAAAGCTGATGTGTTTCACTCTCTGGCAGATGCAGGATATCAGCTTACAATAAAGAGAGTATGTTTCATCTTTGGCCACTTTGTAGTTTATCTGGTCATGACTTGCAGTGTAATATCCGTTGGTTCAAGAAGTACATTCTTGCTGAATAACTGTCAGAGCTTTCATAAATAATTTGCAAAATCAGTTCTTCCCTTTAAATAGGAAATTGTGTAACCCCACAAAATCATCCAATGTGAGCTCCTCGGGACGTGACTGCATTGTTCACATCATCACAAAGTGCAAAAAAGTGCCACATGGACGGGTAAAGTAGGTACGAGATGGAAGGACAAGACATGAACCAGACTTACCGTTACAAGAAGGCCAAGATTTTCAAGTGCATTTTCAATCTCAGCAGGCGTGGACAAATGCTGAAGTGATCTTCTTAGCATCTTCCGCTTCCCATTAAATGCAGCATTCACCTGAAAATGGCAATGATAATGATTAAAGCAAACAATAGACGGTTGCAATAGAAAAGAGAACTTCCACAACTACTGGGCTACCTGCAAAGATTAGGACTGACTATTTACAGGTGGGCTGCTACAAGTTCTCTTGATACAGAAAAGTAAGTGCCTGATATTGGTAGATCTTAAATGTAGTCCTATGACCTTCATCGGTTGACTCTAGAATGCTGTCTAAAATGGTCATCTCATGTAATTACTGAGAGGATCATCACCCTTGAAAAACTTGTACGATCCAGACCTCTCTACATGCTTTTGCATTTCGCATAAGGAATCGTGCAGTTCCATGCACCCGTTTCTACATATTATcatcaataaattcaaaaaagtaTTGAGAGATAATATCTGAAACTGTCATTCACAATATCACAATAGATACCATTGTGATCATTCAAAATTTTAGCGGCACTTTTCTTGACTGTTAACAAGAAGAACTAAGTCTTTCACACTTTTGCTTAGTTAAAAAGAAGCTGAGAACACACTGGCAATAACCATAGTATCATCCTATTTGAATTTGTGGCAAGAGTTCTAACACATGCATGAGAAGTCAGTCACCCCATGGTTTGTCCACATaactaaatgaagaaaatgcaatGAAGCTGAATTTGCTAATCCTTTTCCTTGTGACTGTGTGCACAAACATTTCTTTAATCTTTAGTGTTGATGCTCCCATCGTCATTTCAACTCTGACTGTAGCCGATGTTGACTATTCAATTTCTAAGTTCTATGCTAGCAACTGATGGTAAACAGGTAGACTGAAGAATAATGGGTAAGACCCCTTTGTGTTATTGAAAAAGGGACACTTAATCTGACAGCATACGTATCTTGGTTTGTTATTGCGATCCTACTAGCCAGTCAGAGccatctaaaaagaaaaaaatgtagcaAAACTATAACTAGTAACTACCATGGAGAAGAAGGTTTTTGTTGACGTGACTTGTGGATAATCTGATGGCTGCTTTAGTTTAAATTTAGCAATAGCTCCATCAACCTGCACATCACAGAAAAAAAAGTCAGCCATATGCATGTGACTGGTCAGTCAGTTATTATATGCTCGATAGTTggtacctatgtcacataggtacgggtacgggtgtgggtgctggtacgggtgtggaccattttaaaaaacttgggtacgggggtatggccctacacacacatgcacatatacatatatatgtcaaaaaatttcaaacaaaataacatatttgcacACAATCAACTATCATAGTTAAGTTATTTGACCTCTCAATAAGAAAACGACCATCAATTAGCCAAACGGGTTGCCAACacatttatcaaattatcaacaCATCGAACCACTCAAAGCTAGAACCGAAAATGGATAAtagacacaaacacaaacatagAACCAAAAATAGAACACAAAAAACAGATGCAAACAAAGGGAACACAAAAAACAGTCTCAAGATCGCCGATTGTCGTCGATGGCGGCGAAGGTAGgggtgaaaaatgaaaaaaaaaaatgaaaaatattgtgGCCGTCGCCGTTCCGCCCCTGCGTTCGCGCCCTTGCCTTCACTGCCGCTACCGTCGCCGGACGTTGCTCGGTAAGAGGAGAACacccttaaaagttaaaacctaaAACGAAaacttgttttaagttttaagggtttcgaacttaagttttttttaacgttaaaataattttaaaagataaaatcaaataatcgttaaaataaaaaaacggacatatttggactcggtcaactttgaccgtgTCTAAAAAGGACGGATACGGCATTTGGTGCGTTGACTGTACCCGTTATGGTCAACGCCCCAAAATAGCGTACCAAgtgccgtacccgtacccgtaccggtaccggacaggtactcctcctttggaggagtacccgtgttaCAGAGGTTGGTACACCTATTCAAACTATAGTAACAAGTACTgggaagtttttcttttccctgaaAATTTCCCATTTTCACTGCATGAGATTCTCAGTAGTTGATACTGTGATACGATACTGAGAAAGCATgagaatggaaaaaaattaaaatcatattttatttgtaattaggattttttgtatatttttatatatgaaatatatgcctgcattttttccattttcacaaggattttttttttatcaaacacatttCAGTTACACTTTCCCTAAAAAATGATATTACAAACATGAATTGGGCCAATTGGCGGCATATCCTTAAGCAATAATTACTAAAAGATGTGTACAAAATGCAATATCGAAGAAACATTATTGAGAAGTGTCACTACATCATCATTAGGAATAAAATTGGTGCGATTACAGTGGCTTCTTATATTGTCAAATAAATAGAAACACAACTATGAAAAACAGAACATATAAGAGATggtaaattattttaattatcgTGTAAAAGTGCTGCTTTTTTCAGACATGCACAAGCAATGTTctttaaaattggaaaaatgaCGGTGCATTCggcaaaaaacaaagaaaagaaaacaagaaaaaaatttcagtctccttttccttttttcttttattccaaATCTAAAATGAGTTTCGTACTCTACATTTTGCAGCCTTCACATACAACTGGCTCTCATAAGAGGTGCAAACATAAAAGTAAAATATGCAACAATAAACTCACATTTGGTTGGGGGAAAAAATTGGTCCTCGAGACTTTAAACTTGTATTCGGGTTCTGAAGCAATTGTACAAGCATGCATCCAATTAGAAAAGGAGCAGATTCCATTACATAAATAATGACGATCAGCAGGATGCACTGAAAATTTATGGAGATGCTTAGGAGGCTCATCAATTGTATCAATTATGATACCTGAATAAAAGTTCACAAAAATATTGACTGGACGGTACTCAGATGTTCGCAAAGAAGCATCAACCAAGCGCAAGGCAGTTTCGTCCTGAAGACAAATAACCCACATTACTGCCTGTCTTAGACTTTTCCAATTAATCTGCTTTGAAGAATATCATAATATGTAGAATCTAGAAATAACTTGCGACATAGAATTCAATTTAGTACACCAACTCTGCCTATTTCACGGTACAAGTTTCTCTGTGTTGGGTAAAAGCACTCACATAATTCAGACTTTTAATGAATATGGTGTGAAAACAGTACCCTTTACGAGTTCCCAA
This genomic interval carries:
- the LOC116260785 gene encoding protein-ribulosamine 3-kinase, chloroplastic, translated to MMGHAGLLPPLSSCFPFTRLPLRSRPTTILFKPVATADFSNDPVREWILTEGKATKITRISSVGGGCINLANRYDTDVRSFFVKTNRSIGPEMFEGEALGLSLMYETKSIRVPRPFKVGSLPRGGSFIIMEFIEFGPSRGDQAMLGRKLAEMHKASKSDKGFGFPVNNTIGSTPQINTWSTDWVQFYAEHRLGYQLNLALQQYGDSAIHEKGQRLINNMHKLFEDVVIEPCLLHGDLWSGNISSDKNGEPVILDPACYYGHNEAEFGMSWCAGFTSSFYNAYFEVMPKHPGHEQRRDLYLLYHYLNHYNLFGSGYRSSCMSIIDNYLRALKA
- the LOC116261013 gene encoding RING-H2 finger protein ATL64-like; translation: MIDSEKNWLAIIIGFGIALAFIVSVGARLICRTIEARMEQQRSLQRSVELRSTVHEVEQIVITTVPTTKFNSDDFSSEEDAQCSICLGEYQERDILRFMPKCGHAFHVMCIDRWILKQRTCPICRLSLQDIYDVQDSTFPRLDMAIHAETPPTQLQLLGA